CGATCCCTCCCGGCCAGGGGATGCCTATACGATCGTCATCCCTCCTCCCAACGTAACCGGCTCCCTCCACATGGGGCATGCGCTGAACGTGACGCTACAGGACGTCCTGATACGCTACCGGATCATGACGGGATGCAACGCCCTGTGGCTGCCGGGGACCGACCATGCGGGGATCGCCACGCAGAACGTCGTGGAGCGGCTTCTCGCGAAAGAGGGGATCGGCAGGCAGGATCTCGGCAGGGAGGCGTTCGTCGAGCGGGTTTGGAAATGGAAGGAGGAGAGCGGCGGCGTCATCCTCCGGCAACTGAAGCGGCTGGGCGCCTCCTGCGACTGGGAGCGGGAGCGGTTCACGATGGACGAAGGCCTGTCGCGCGCCGTCCGCGAGGCCTTCACCCGCCTTTACAGGAAGGGGCTGATCTACCGGGGGCGCTACATCATCAACTGGTGCCCGCGCTGCCGCACGGCCCTTTCCGACCTCGAGGTTACCTACGAGGAAACGAAGGGGGCCCTTTACTACATAAGGTATCCGGAGATGTCCGGCCGCCGCAGCGTGGTGGTGGCGACGACACGCCCCGAGACGATGCTCGGCGACACGGCTGTCGCCGTGAACCCGAAGGATGAACGGTTCGAAGGGCGCGTCGGATCGACGCTCCGGCTTCCGCTCATGGGCCGCCCCATCCCGCTGATCGCCGACGAGATGGTGGACAGGGAGTTCGGGACGGGCGCGGTGAAAATCACTCCATCGCATGATCCCAACGACTTCGAGGTGGCGAAACGCCATGAGCTTCCTTCGGTGCGCGTCATCGACGAATCGGGGAAAATGACCCCGGAAGCGGGGGCCTTCGCGGGGATGGACCGGTTCGCCTGCCGCCAGGCGGTCGTGGACAAGCTTGGCGAGGAAGGGCTCCTGGAAAAGGTCGAGCCGTACCTCCACAATGTGGGACATTGCTACCGATGCCGCACGATCGTGGAGCCCGCCGAGAGCATCCAGTGGTTCGTCAGAACCAAGCCGTTGGCGGAACCGGCGATCCGCGCCGTGAAAACGGGGGAGACTCGAATCGTTCCGTCCCAGTGGGAGAAGACCTATTTCGAATGGATGGAAAACATCCGCGACTGGTGCATATCCCGCCAGATCTGGTGGGGACACCGGATCCCCGCCTGGCATTGCGCCGGCTGCGGACAGACGACCGTCGCGGCCGACGCTCCGGACAGATGCTCCTTCTGCGGGTCCGCGAGCCTCCGGCAGGAGGACGACGTGCTGGACACGTGGTTCTCCTCCGCGCTGTGGCCGTTTTCGACGCTTGGATGGCCGGACGAAACCGAAGACATGGCCCGCTACTACCCGACGTCCGCGCTCGTCACCGGGTTCGACATCCTCTTCTTCTGGGTCGCCCGGATGATGATGATGGGGATCGCGTTCACGGGGAAGGCGCCTTTCCGCGACGTCGTGATCCACGCCCTTGTGAGGGACGTCAAGGGCGAAAAGATGAGCAAGACGCGCGGAAACGTAATCGACCCGCTCGAGGTGATGGACCGCTACGGGACGGACGCCTTCCGTTTCACGCTGGTGGCGCTGGCCGCGCAGGGCCGCGACATCCGGATGTCCGACGACCGCGTGGAAGGGTACCGCAACTTCATGAACAAGATCTTCCAGGCGGCGAGGTTCGTGGGGATGCACGTCGACGGGGAGACGCCGCGGGAACTTCCGGCGGAGCTTTCCGTCGTGGACCGCTGGATCCTGTCGCGCCTCCAGCGCGCCGCCGACGGGATTCGCCGGGGGATCGAGGAGTACCGCTTCAACGACGCGGGCTCGGCGTTCTACCAGTTCACGTGGCACGAGTTCTGCGACTGGTACGTGGAGATGATCAAGCCGTCGCTGTCCCCGGATGCCGACCCGGCGGTGCGCCGCGACCAGCGCGCTGTCCTTCTCAGGGCGTTCGAAACGATCCTCGCCCTCGGGCACCCGTTCATCCCCTTCCTGACGGAGGAACTCTGGCACGCCCTGCCCGGGGAGCGGGACAGCATCCTGCGGCGGGGATACCCGGCGGCCGACACGTCGAGGATAGACGTCGACGTCGAAGAGGACATGGGAAAGCTGATGGAAGTCATCCGGGCCGTGCGCAACATCCGCAGCGAGCTTAACGTTCCTCCGGCCAGGAAAGTGGAAGTCCGGCTGAAGGGCCAGGTTGAGGAGCAGGCTTTCCTGCGAGAGCACGAGGAGATACTGCGGCGGCTCGCCCGCGCGGAGAAGATCGTCTACAAGGATCCCGAGTACATACCGGTGCAGGACGCGACCGCTGTCGTCAACGACATCGAAGTTTGCCTCCCGCTTGCGGGCCTTATCGACTTCGATCAGGAAGCTAAACGGCTCCGGAAGGAGATCGACAAGGCCGAGGCCGAGCGCGTCCTTGTGACGAAGAAGCTCGCGAACGAAAAGTTCACGGCGAGCGCACCGCAGGACATCGTCGAAGCCCACCGCGTCCGCAAGACAGATCTCGAGGAGAAGCTTTCCAAGCTGTCCAGGAACCTGGACCTGGTCACCCGCTACCTGTCATGATTCACCCGCTGGAGTACGAGGAGCTGGTCCGCATGGCGCTGCGGGAAGATGCGCCGTTCGGCGATCCTTTCGGCGAATCCCTGAAAGGCGAGGCGGCCGGAAACTTCATTGCGGGGGGAGTCGGCGTGTTCTGCGGAGGGCCGGTGGCCGTCGAGGTCTTCCGGCAAGTCGACCCTTCCGTGTCGGCGGCTTTCGTCGAGGAGGGGAAGCGCCTGCAGCCGGGCGAACGGGTCGGCGAGGCGCGCGGGCCTGCGGGGTCGCTGCTGCGCGGGGAACGCGTGGCGCTGAATTTTCTCCAGAAGCTCTCGGGCGTGGCGACCTGTACGGCCCGGTACGTTGAGAGGGCCGCCGCCTATGGCACTCGCATCCTCGACACACGCAAAACCACGCCCCTTTTTCGGGCGCTGGAAAAGTACGCAGTCCGCACCGGAGGGGGCGCAAACCACCGGTTTTCCCTTTCCGACGGAATCCTGATCAAGGAGAACGGGATCCGGGCGGCGGGAGGGATCGCCGAAGCGGTCGAGGCCGCACGCCGGGCCGTTCCGCACCTTGCCCGCGTGGAAGTGGAAGTGGAAACGCTGGAGGACGCGGAAACCGCGATCGCCGCCGGGGCGGACGCGATTCTCCTGGACAACATGCCGCCCGAGAAGGTTGGAGAAGCGGTTCGCCGTTTCGGCGGAAGCGTCTTCCTGGAAGCCTCCGGCGGAATCCGTCTGGAGAACGTGGAACTGTACGCGCGGACCGGTGTCGACGCCGTCTCCATAGGCGCGCTTACCCATTCCGCTCCTGCGCTCGACATATCCTTCGAGTTGCTTCCGTGAGAAGAACGCTCCTCTTCGCCGCGGTCTTCCTTGCGATCGCGGAGACCTGCATCGCGGCCCCTCCCGGTTACCGGCTGATCGAAGCGGCGGCCGCCTCCGTAAACGGCGAGGTTATCTTCCTGTCGGATGTCGAGAGAGAGGCCTGTTTCAGCCGGTGCGGCGCGGTCCCCGGCCAGCCGGCCGTGGAGCTCGCGTTTGCCGACGCCCGCCAACGGCTCGTCTCAGACACCCTGGTGCTGCAGGAGCAGAAAAAACTGGGCCTGGGGGGAGTGGACAACGCCGCGATCGCAGCTGCCGCCTCGGAAATCGAAGCAAGGATGAAACGATGCGCCTCCCCTTGCGCGGCGTCGGTTTCGGAAAAGGATGCCCGTGAGCTCGCGTCGCGAAGGCTTATGGTGCGTGACTTCCTGGAAAGGAGCGTCGCCGTCTTCATCGATGTGAACGAGGAAGAGGTGCAGCGGGAAATCGAAAGGAGGTCCCGCGCCGGCGCGCAACCCGGAGATCTTGCGCCGGAAAAGGTGCGCAAATCGCTCTATGAGGCGAAGGCCGCCGACGAGATCCGAAACTGGTTCGGCCGGGCCGCATCGAAATCCAGGATCGTATTATCCCCCCAGGTGGAGCGATGAAAAAGGAGCTGTACACACTTGCCGTCCGCTCATCGTTCGCGGCGGCACATCGGTTGCGGGACTACGAAGGGAACTGCGAACGCCTGCACGGCCACAACTGGCAGGTCGAGGCGCTCGTGGAGTCGGAGGAGCTGGACGCCAGGGGAATGGCGCTCGATTTCCGCGAGATGAAAGGCGCGCTGAACGACATCATTTCGCGGCTGGATCACAAGTATCTGAACGAAATCCCGCCGTTCGACGCGCAGAACCCGTCGTCCGAATCAATCGCCAAATACATATTCGATGAAATGGAACGGAAGATCCCCGGACCGGCCCGGCTCGCCCGCGTCATCGTGTGGGAATCCGACGACGCCCGCGCGGAGTTCTCCCGCCGGTCTTGAGGGCTTTTCCCTAAGCTTTTTCCTTCAGCGCGTCGTTCAAGCCCCTCAACAGCATTTCCAGGTTGATGCCGTGGACCTTGGCTCCGTGTTCGAGGTTCTCGAATTCGGAGAGCTGGCAGCCGGCGCAGTCTATCCCGAAACGCTCGAAGACGGGAATCGTCTGCGGGAATTTCCGCAGGACGTCCTCGATTTTCATGTCCTTGTGGATCATCGCGGTCCTCCCGGCGGGAATAGAATATTTTATCACGGCCGGATGTCAGGCCAATTCGAGGAATCGCAAGGGGGGGACGGAAGGTATCCTGCCGAATTTCTTCGCGAGCCGGTAGAACCGAAGGAGACCCTCCGCCTCCTCGTCCAGGTCGTAGGAAAGGTTCCGCCAGTATGCGGTGCGCAGTTCCTTCGGCATCCAGTCCGGGCCTATGCGGAGATGCTCGGGCCGGGTAAGGGACTCCCTCGCGATCCGCTTTGCGCTGAGCAGCGTCCGGGCGAAATTGCGCAAGGGCTCCATGCGGAGGGGAAGCGATTCCCTGGAAACGATCCAGAGCGCGAAGACGAACGGCAGGCCCGTTTCCCGGCGCCACCATTCCCCGAGGTCCGTCATGTGTTTCGCGGTGCCGTCGAGGCTTGCTCGGATCGCCTCGTCGCCGATGGCGAGATAAGCCGGGTATCGGCGCAAGGCCTCCCTCGGCGTGGAATGGGAGCGGACGAGGCGGTTCCGCTTGCCCAGGGACTCCCGCAGCAGGATCTCAAGTAGTGCGACGGAGGTGTCGGAGGCGCCCGAGACGGCGATAGGATCGTCGGGGAGTCTCTTCAACGGCCCGTTGGAGAGCAGCAGGATGCTCATCACCTTCGCGCGGGAAGAGATGGAGATGCCCGGGCACAGGAGATACCGCGCCGGGTGCTTCCCGTATTCGATCGAGGAGCAAGGGGAGATGTCGAGTCGCCCCGCCCGAAGCTTCCGGTTGAGCTCCGAGGGGGTTCCGGACACGAACCGCACCCCATCCAGCGAAAAGTGGGTGGTGAGGGCGTGGAAGATCGGGAGCAGGTTCGCGTAGGGGATGCGCCCCACGCGTAGCGTGCGATTCGTCATTCGTACCTCAAGGCTTCTATCGGGTGCA
The DNA window shown above is from Deltaproteobacteria bacterium and carries:
- a CDS encoding menaquinone biosynthesis protein, whose product is MTNRTLRVGRIPYANLLPIFHALTTHFSLDGVRFVSGTPSELNRKLRAGRLDISPCSSIEYGKHPARYLLCPGISISSRAKVMSILLLSNGPLKRLPDDPIAVSGASDTSVALLEILLRESLGKRNRLVRSHSTPREALRRYPAYLAIGDEAIRASLDGTAKHMTDLGEWWRRETGLPFVFALWIVSRESLPLRMEPLRNFARTLLSAKRIARESLTRPEHLRIGPDWMPKELRTAYWRNLSYDLDEEAEGLLRFYRLAKKFGRIPSVPPLRFLELA
- a CDS encoding valine--tRNA ligase; translation: MAGKETDKAYDPKGIEEKWYAFWVGKGLFHADPSRPGDAYTIVIPPPNVTGSLHMGHALNVTLQDVLIRYRIMTGCNALWLPGTDHAGIATQNVVERLLAKEGIGRQDLGREAFVERVWKWKEESGGVILRQLKRLGASCDWERERFTMDEGLSRAVREAFTRLYRKGLIYRGRYIINWCPRCRTALSDLEVTYEETKGALYYIRYPEMSGRRSVVVATTRPETMLGDTAVAVNPKDERFEGRVGSTLRLPLMGRPIPLIADEMVDREFGTGAVKITPSHDPNDFEVAKRHELPSVRVIDESGKMTPEAGAFAGMDRFACRQAVVDKLGEEGLLEKVEPYLHNVGHCYRCRTIVEPAESIQWFVRTKPLAEPAIRAVKTGETRIVPSQWEKTYFEWMENIRDWCISRQIWWGHRIPAWHCAGCGQTTVAADAPDRCSFCGSASLRQEDDVLDTWFSSALWPFSTLGWPDETEDMARYYPTSALVTGFDILFFWVARMMMMGIAFTGKAPFRDVVIHALVRDVKGEKMSKTRGNVIDPLEVMDRYGTDAFRFTLVALAAQGRDIRMSDDRVEGYRNFMNKIFQAARFVGMHVDGETPRELPAELSVVDRWILSRLQRAADGIRRGIEEYRFNDAGSAFYQFTWHEFCDWYVEMIKPSLSPDADPAVRRDQRAVLLRAFETILALGHPFIPFLTEELWHALPGERDSILRRGYPAADTSRIDVDVEEDMGKLMEVIRAVRNIRSELNVPPARKVEVRLKGQVEEQAFLREHEEILRRLARAEKIVYKDPEYIPVQDATAVVNDIEVCLPLAGLIDFDQEAKRLRKEIDKAEAERVLVTKKLANEKFTASAPQDIVEAHRVRKTDLEEKLSKLSRNLDLVTRYLS
- the nadC gene encoding carboxylating nicotinate-nucleotide diphosphorylase is translated as MIHPLEYEELVRMALREDAPFGDPFGESLKGEAAGNFIAGGVGVFCGGPVAVEVFRQVDPSVSAAFVEEGKRLQPGERVGEARGPAGSLLRGERVALNFLQKLSGVATCTARYVERAAAYGTRILDTRKTTPLFRALEKYAVRTGGGANHRFSLSDGILIKENGIRAAGGIAEAVEAARRAVPHLARVEVEVETLEDAETAIAAGADAILLDNMPPEKVGEAVRRFGGSVFLEASGGIRLENVELYARTGVDAVSIGALTHSAPALDISFELLP
- the queD gene encoding 6-carboxytetrahydropterin synthase QueD; protein product: MKKELYTLAVRSSFAAAHRLRDYEGNCERLHGHNWQVEALVESEELDARGMALDFREMKGALNDIISRLDHKYLNEIPPFDAQNPSSESIAKYIFDEMERKIPGPARLARVIVWESDDARAEFSRRS
- a CDS encoding DUF1858 domain-containing protein, which translates into the protein MIHKDMKIEDVLRKFPQTIPVFERFGIDCAGCQLSEFENLEHGAKVHGINLEMLLRGLNDALKEKA